CCCTCACACACAACTCTGTGTGCCCTTTTATCATCTTTGATTCGGCAGACCTTGACAGTGCTGTGGATGGCGTGATAGAGCTGGCCTTTAAGAAGAAGAGAGATGTAAGAAGAAACAAAATacatctattttaatattttaatattataatatttaatactatttttttctgtatttttgatccaaTAAATACAGCTGTGGAGAGCATaatagacttctttcaaaaacatttaaaaactgttAACTATTAAACTGTAAAACTGAGTAATGATTCCAATATATAACCGGTTTTCAGCAGCatagaaaatatgaaaataaataaaatatggtgTTTATATATctgttatttaatatttaatgtatactacttatttatttattttagtggcTATTTTCAAAAGGAAACCCAGTTGACAGTGCTCCTGTCGTACTGCCATGGTCCACTGGGAGTGCTCACAGATAGAAAACCACTGCAGAAGAGCCATGTATTGaacattttgttcattttgtagaaaatataaaatatttatctcTTTGCCtgcttctctctttctcttctccAGTTCCATTGGGTGCTCTTTGTGCAGGAATCAGTGATGGACAGTGTTGTGGCCAGGCTCAAGTTGAGAATGGCCGGGATGAAATGTGTTTCTCTTGTCACTGAAACTGACCGGAAACTTATAGAGGTTGTTGTTCAGGAGGCACAGCAGCAGGGGGCAACAGTGTGtggatttttaatttaaatgtcacCAAAACAAATATTTGAGCACAGATTGTTACAGCATTTACTGGACAGATGCTTtcatcttttttgttttcttattatttttccatatttTAGCTGATCCAGCCATGTTCTCCTCCTTCTACTGGTGGTCTCTACCCCCCTACTGTACTATGTGGTCTGGCTCCCTCCTGTGAGTCTGTGATTTCACCTCCTCCAGGCCCTGTGCTGCCTCTCATATCCTTCAGGAGCTCTGCTGAGGGAGTTACACTTGGTGAGGATGAAATGAAAAAGAACAGATTTATATGAAGGATATTGttatatacgtatatatatgacaatacacacacacacacacacacacacacagggtttTCGTGGGTTTTACAAAATGCCTTTAAAAGTCTTAATTTGACCTTCTACaatttaaggccttaaaaatgtcttaaattggAGCAGAAAGTGTTAAATTCATTATCATGGCATTAAATTACGGCCCTATGATTTCCGTGATGCAGAAAACAGGTACGGATGTGCTTTTTGActaatacaatttatttaaccattaaagcagtaaaactaagacaaaaaataaataaaacggaTGCAAAATTAAATTGCATGCACtgctaaaacaacaacaaaaaaagatctTCCTCAGGAtttttgttttccagtacaaatatgtAAACAACCTTAAATCAATATACATTTACTTGACTGCCTTGAAGTCTTATTTTCTGAGAAATTGAACAAAATTTGCATGAAACTTCAAAAGTGTTGCTAATACAACTCATTGTGTGCTTCctagacatttacatttagaaaACATATTGACATGTTACGTTCCCTTAAATTTATTCCTTAAATTTTCTTTAATGGTCtttaaatgtcttaaatttACCTTCAGAAAACCTGCAGAAACCCTGAGATATATATCTCAGGGTTTCTGTTGAACATTTTGTTTACTGTGATTGTGTAGGAAATCACAGTCCTCATGGTCAGGCTGCCTCCATCTGGACTGAAGATTTGACTTTGGCTTTGGAGTCTGCAAAGAGGTGCATGCCTGGTCACATATGTCTGTTGTCCTGATCTCATTTTGATCTTATCTCTACCTTTATCTGTTTTTCTCTCACacccctttttttttatttttccataGTCTGTGCTTGGGTTCCGTGTGGGTGAACTGTCATTCTGTAATGGATCCCGCACTGCCTCTATGTGGACGAAGGGAGAGCGGGAATTGCACCGATGGAGGCAGAGAggtatataataaaaatgacaagaaGTGACATTTCATGTGCTGAGAATGGGCTTCAGTGGTGTGTAGGCCTTTGTTTCTGTTCTTTTGGTTTTTCTGTACCatttttctgattggctgtatGGTTTTGGTTGGTGTCTGATTCAGAATGTCTGACTCTGTGATTTCTGTTTCTCTATAGGGGCTGTATCAATTTCTTCGGCCATCTCTTTCACCCTCCCTCCCTCGATCCACTCCCAGCTCTATTAACTATGCTGCTTTTGGCTCTGTGGAATCCAAATTCATGATACCTGAAGGTTTTGATCCTTCCAGGTGGGTGTATTGTGGCTCATAGTTTAAAGGTGAACTAAGAAATGAATATAGGTTTAGTAGATAATgtcataaacatttaaacacaaACAGACCTGTTCCAGCTGGTATAAACATCTAAATGATTAAAGGTCAATCCTAGCcagtatttcagttttattgagTTTAGATTTTAGCACTAACACCTCGTCTCTATAGGGTCATTCCGTGTCAACTCAACCAGAGGTCCCTggctaaattatttttttctggtgaaaaaaaaaaaacataaataaaacaaaaatacaaaagccAAAATGCCATGAATGAATATTTACTGAGTGATCCACTATTTTGTAAATACTGTAGGTGGGGGGAAAGATGGCAGCctcattattttagttttttttgtacAGAGATTGGTAGATCTGTTAGTAATATCTAGTGACTTATGTGCCGATGGGGGCCgtttaaaaaaatggcaaaaggcactttttgttttttttgttttttctccaaGTTTTGTGTGCCTCAAGTATTAAAGACatcttaaaggggtagttcacccaaaactgaaaattatgtcattaatgactcaccctcatgtcattccaaacccgtaagacctcgttcatcttcagaacacggtttaagatattttagatttagtccgagagctttctgtccctccattgaaaatgtatgtacggtagactgtccatgtccagaaaggtaataaaaacatcatcaaagtagtccatgtgacatcagtgggttagttagactttttttgaagcatctaaaatacattttggtcccaaaataacaaaaactaagaCTTTATTCAGCATAAAAGTATATGGTTCAGTATCAGAGATATGGGCTCAGTGCAGCTCCATGCAGAGCCTTTACCTGGGAAAGTTTATGAAATTTGGGTGATTTGACACCGAATGACCCTGTACCAAAATCATAATATTTTGCAAGATTGTCTTGCTACTGTTACTGACAATACCAGCAGCAGATTGTGTGGGACTTTCCACTCACCCCTCTCTTTGAAAATGAATTGTGACGCTGCTGGAAACATTTTCTGAGCAGCTTCCTGTACTATAGATTACTATACTTCCTTGCACTTCACTTACTACCTGTTTGCACCttagaaatataataaatggtctgtcataaaaaaaaaaaactctcttcACCTGCTAGAAACCAAAAATGGAGGCAGAAAGAATGATGATAATAACAGTATAGGTCAAGTAAATcaaatcacaaaataaaatgcACTCAGCCTTCAATTCTTTTTCCATTGATATTAATGAATGTGCAACctttataaatgttgaaaaacaCACTGTACTAAGAGGTAGAGGTGATTTGATTATGGGGTGTCATGCTAATTGACCACTACTGGTAAACTCAAACCTCCTGTTGTCTTCTTCTATAACcatttctctctgtctctcgcAGTGTCCCTCGCTTTTACTCACAGTTAGTGGGTGGTCAGTTGCGCAAAGCTGACTCGGGCTGCAGCAGGTCAGTGTTGGCCCCTGGGGGCGCTGTTCTTGCTCACTGCCCAGATGGAGGCAGGAAGGATGTCCGGAATGCAGTAGAGGCTGCCATTAAAGTCCAACCTGGGTAAGAGCATATGGAAAAATTCCTGttggtttgaaaataaaacatatggACCAGTTTTGGTAGCCAACCTTTTTTTGGATGGCAAATATTGACAGAACTACTGTGATGAACTGCTGTCATTGCAGGTGGATAAAGAAGAGCCCTGCTACACGCTCTCAGTCCCTTTATTCACTTGCCGCCAGCCTGGATAAGAGGAGGCGGGACATGGCTACATCAATCCAAACTCAAACCGGCATCTCATTTGAAGAGGCAGAGAAAGAGGTGGAGCTTAGCATCTCCAGGCTCTCTGATTGGGCTGCACGTTGTGATAAAGAACAGGGTGGAACTCCAGTAAGAGCATACAGTGTTAGAATGATTATTCAATTAACCATAGATTTAATTTGCCtgcttttttaaattacatgtcCATCTTATTAAAGTTCCCGCCCCAGTCTGGCTCAGCCCTGTCAACTCCTGAGGCTTTAGGAGTGCTGGGAGTGATTCTCCCCAGCTCTAACCCACTGCTCTCTTTGGTGTCTCTGCTGGGGGCAGCTGTTGCCATGGGGAATGCTGTTGTCATGGTGCCAAGTGAAAAATACCCTCTTCCAGCTCTtgaatttatacaggtttgctacattttttttaatataaataattactcaccctcatgtcgttccaaacccgtaagactttcgttcatcttcggaacacaaatgatttctgtccctccatcgacagctatgcaactaccaatttgacacttcaaaaagttcataaagagatcgtaaaactaatccatatgaacggagcagtttagtccaaattttctgaagaaactaGATCGCTTTAAATGATGAACaggtttaatttaggcttttactcatacataaacattcatcaactcacacatcagttgtgataaaggaagctcaagcatgtttgcttgacacaTCGAGAacaaatgaggttcattctcgtagGTTATGCCACACATTTTAAAACTTCTGGAAAAGGTTTGTTCTCACGAGTCAAGCttgttcggttgagcttctgtttatgttcgctgatcaatgtttatatgtgaataaaagcctaaattcaatctgttcatcatataaagtgatggtgtctcttcagaatattttgactaaaatgctcaattcatatggattagtttttttgggtgaactaaccctttaaagaggcTGATGGATTTGTAGCATGAAAGAAGATTGGTTTAATACAAAGGAGTTTGATCGTTCAGGGTTTAATAGGTAAGAAGCAGTAATTTATCTATAAGcacatttttatatatgtatatatttatttatggcAGCAGGAGACACTTCACACTCCTCAGGATGCCTCCATTAACGTTCAGTTTCCAGAATAAATCTCCACATTTTAATTCTTTATTTTGTAATGGGttcaacttttctttttttgctcaAAGGTCCTGCAGGCCTCTGATATCCCTGCCGGTCTGGTCAGTATAATAACAGGGAGCAGGGATCAACTGACCCAGGCACTTGCCAACCACAGTGTTATTCAAAGCATTTGGTATTGGGGAAGTAAAGAGGTGAggggatttgtttttttttccactctTAAAATGGGACAAGTAGACATTGAAATATAGAAAAGATTGAGTATTTTATCTTGGCAGAGACATGATATTGCAAAGATGGTGAGCTCCATAATTTCTTTTCTGTTCTATAGAACTGTATAAGCATAAATGCTATTTTGACTGCTTTGAACGTGGGAAAATGTTCTGTCAGCACTGGCCTTACTGGAACTTCTCTTTTTAGGGCTGTCAGTTTCTTCAGTACTCCTGTATTAGTCCACTTAAACGTTTGTGGCTACACTGTGAAGAGGAAAAGGAGAAGGAAGCAGGCCGAAACTGGGCCTGCTCAGATCCCTCTCTTCAAGAAGAGCTTTGGAGGAAGGCTGTGGTCTGGAAGAGTATATGGATCCCTACTGCATAAAAACACTTAGTTTTAGGAGGTGAGGGGGCAGTAGTACATTCTGTTAAGTTTTCACACAAGCGGTTTAGACAACAGAGAGTGACTGGGGATGTTTCACTATcacaaaattacttttttattgtttcCCATGATAGACGGTTGTATTCTAACAAATAAAGAACTGTGATAACTAGTCTAACTTGTTTATttcaaaacagtaataatggtTTGATGagtaattttttaaagtttttttttacaatgtaagaAATATATTGCCATTACTGTACAAAACTAACAATTATTTGTTAAACACATTGTGCACTTGCATATTGCTGTGAATTTCAGCTCCCTGTTGTCATTTGAGAGAGCGCTGGTATGGTTATTATATGGATATAGATATGAAAACTGTAATTAAAAAGATGAAATCAGAAAACTGGTCTGGAATTAGTGTTACTCA
The window above is part of the Chanodichthys erythropterus isolate Z2021 chromosome 3, ASM2448905v1, whole genome shotgun sequence genome. Proteins encoded here:
- the aldh16a1 gene encoding aldehyde dehydrogenase family 16 member A1 codes for the protein MAGISTKTVHEIFQTMEYGSSSSSTATAQSWLEKHSRTLGFFIDGKFSSPADRQTQDVTDSKGVVCSTVCAKDEDVASAVSSAAGGFKTWSELSCYQRAKVFLKLASVLQRHSQCVSELCELSQSSTSPAALIRLAQYYASWAQLRDTLMPEWTPQGVVAVVVSDDCSVYFLLLKVLPALSMGNAVIVVPGKSTTLPALLLAQLFMEAGIPAGVLNVVTGSEASLAAKVAQNPQVNYLTYSGCKQTGEAVAKATAGWGVPMTLSLTHNSVCPFIIFDSADLDSAVDGVIELAFKKKRDFHWVLFVQESVMDSVVARLKLRMAGMKCVSLVTETDRKLIEVVVQEAQQQGATLIQPCSPPSTGGLYPPTVLCGLAPSCESVISPPPGPVLPLISFRSSAEGVTLGNHSPHGQAASIWTEDLTLALESAKSLCLGSVWVNCHSVMDPALPLCGRRESGNCTDGGREGLYQFLRPSLSPSLPRSTPSSINYAAFGSVESKFMIPEGFDPSSVPRFYSQLVGGQLRKADSGCSRSVLAPGGAVLAHCPDGGRKDVRNAVEAAIKVQPGWIKKSPATRSQSLYSLAASLDKRRRDMATSIQTQTGISFEEAEKEVELSISRLSDWAARCDKEQGGTPFPPQSGSALSTPEALGVLGVILPSSNPLLSLVSLLGAAVAMGNAVVMVPSEKYPLPALEFIQVLQASDIPAGLVSIITGSRDQLTQALANHSVIQSIWYWGSKEGCQFLQYSCISPLKRLWLHCEEEKEKEAGRNWACSDPSLQEELWRKAVVWKSIWIPTA